Part of the Rhizoctonia solani chromosome 2, complete sequence genome is shown below.
GCCGTCTTCGGGTCGCACACTGACCGGTAGGTTGTTCTCTTCTATGCCAGCATAATCATTCGTACTTACAATAAAGCCTAGGCTACTCTTTCACTTCTTCCTCTATGACAGTCGATTTGTGTGTTTCGGCTTGTGCCACCCGAGGTTATTCCTTGGCTGGCGCCGAATACGCAAACGAGTGTTATTGCGGAAATTCATTTGCTGGAGCAGCAACCGGCGGAGGCTCCGTCCCTCCCGAATCTGAGTGCAACATGGCTTGCGCTGGTGATGCTTCCCAAACATGTGGAGCTGGTAATCGACTTTCGGTTTATGCAAATAGCCAAATAACTCCCGGTGCACCTGCATTACCCCCAGGGTGGAGCTCAACTTCAAAGTGCATCACGGAAGCTAGTACTGGTCGCGCATTGACTGGGAACTCGTTTACCTCCAAAGGTTTGACCCTGGACCAGTGCGTCGATGTATGCGATCAAACAGGGTTTCAGTATGCTGGAGCCGAGGTATGTCATTTTCGAATGTTTGACTCCTACGCATCTAAGTCTTTGATCTTTAGTACGGCGCTGAGTGTTATTGTTCGAACTCTGTTTCCACTGCAAATGGTGGAGGCGTAGAAGTTGCAGCATCAGAGTGCAACATGAATTGCGCAGGTACTTACATCCTATTTGATCCCCGTCAAGGTGTTTAACTCGAGCCTTTTGACAGGCAACCCACAACAAAAATGTGGCGCTGGATACCGGATCACACTCTTTAGTAAAACTCCTAGCACTGACCCTATACCAACGGGATGGACGAAAAACTTTTGCACTGTGGATCAGAGTGCCCGCGTCCTCGATGGGTATAGCTTCACCGATGGCTCTTCAATGTCACCTGCAACTTGCATCGCGGCTTGTGCTCAGCGCAACTTCGTTCTGGGTATGTTGTAGGCGTTGAACAGTGTTGGCTGGCGCGATACTAAATTCAATGCCTGGATAAAGCCGGTGTCGAAAACGGGAACGAGTGCCACTGTGGGAACACCATCAAGCAGGCCTACCCTACCAAGGACAGCGATTGCAGAGTCTCTTGCTCAGGAGACGACGCCCAGTTTTGCGGTGGCGGGTGGCGTCTAATGGTTTATATCAAGGTACTTAGATAACTCAATAATAAGGAGTTTGCCTAACCGGGTATACATGATTTAGGCCCCTGGTACTCCGACCGGTTCCAACGCATGGACCTTGGTGCCAGGGGGGAACTCCGGCGTGTAAGAGCTTCTTTGAGATTTAGTTCTGTATCTCACTGTTATTTCAGTGTTATGACTCATGTCGCGGTGACTACAAGCGATACAATGCTAGTAATCGACCGTAAGGAAGACAATCCTCTACTCAAGGCTGATGGTAAACCGGCCTGGGGAGCTGTTTGGAACTTACAATCAAACACTGCTCGGCCCTTGAACATTGCAACTCATTCATTCTGTTCATCCGGTAACTTCTTGTCGAACGGGACTCGTAAGTCTTCTTTTAAGAGAGTTGTTGAAAGCGCAAAGATGACTGATTGATCTAGTTGCTAACTTTGGGGGTCATCCTTATACTGACCGAAACGGGGAAGCGGTTTCGGATGGTCAACAGGGAATCCGGCTTTTTAACCCTTGTTCTGCCTCCGGAAACTGCGATATATATGAGAACCCCACGGTGGGTTCCACACACTATAGCCTTCAAACCGTTTTCTTATTGCAATCAATCTAGCGCATTCGATTAACTTCTGATCGATGGTATCCGTCTTCTGCTCGTTTGCACGACGGGTCAGTGATTATACTCGGAGGACAGATCACCGCAGGATGGACAAATAGCGGTAGGTAAATTAGGAGCTGTCTAATCACAAACTGATTGTGGTCCAGAGTCTGTCAATAACCCAACTTATGAGTTCTTCCCGGCCAAAAACATTAATGGATATAACGGTAAGCCAAGCTTGAGTACTTAGCTATTGGTTACTGATACTCAAATGATATAGGTCTTCAAATACCGTCCCAATTTTTCAAGGACACGCTTCCTCACAATACATTCCCTCACGTCTTGTAAGTAAATTCAGTTTATTGAAATGACGATGAACTTCACTGTTCTACTAGCGCACTCCCAAGCAAAAAAATATTTGTTGCGGCGAACAACCAAGCTAGTAAGCGCCCCAACTTAATCATGGAATAGTTAGTTTGATAATTGATTTGCGCTGTAGTGCTTCTCGATTGGGAAAACAATATCGAGACTAGGCTACCTAACTTCCCGAATGGTCAGCGTGTTGTATATCCGATGAACGCTGCCGGTGAGCCAAACTCCCCGTGTGATTAGGTGGTGGTACTAATAAACCCGCCAGGTGTGCTTCTGCCTTTGACGCCGGCAAATAATTACACTCCTGAGATCCTGATTTGCGGCGGGTCGCATTTATCGTAAGTATATGCTCATATGGTCCCTCGCCGGAGCTTATCGGCACTCTAGTGATGAGCTCAATGGTGAAGAAATCGACGCTCAGCATGATTATGCTAGTGCACAATGCTCCCGGATGGTTCTTGATGCTGCCGGCATTGCTGCTGGGTGGAAGGTCGAATACATGCCAGAGCCAAGAAGTACGACTTATTTGGCATGATACCTCAAATTTATGCTAATTCGAACTATAGTTATGTCGGAGGGGGTGCTACTCCCTAATGGTAAAGTTGTTATTATCAACGGAGGTAGGACGGGTACTGCCGGTATGCTGATTTGGTTCGCTCGTGTATATAACTGTCCCCACTGATCCCCCAAATAGGGTATGCCAATTCGCAGTATCGGATTGGTGACTCCAATGCCGATAACCCGACTTTTACTCCGCTGTTGTATGACCCTTCGTTGCCAGCGGGGCAGAGGTTCACCCATGCCAATATGCCGACTAGTATTATCGGAAGGCTATACCATAGTGTTGCGTACGTACTCACATGCTGTGAATATGCCTGGTACAGTGGCCTAAGTGCTCCTTGGTTCTCTAGCACCCTCCTTCCCTCTGGCGCAATACTAATTGGAGGATCCAATCCAAATGACGACATGGAGACCCGGCCATGGCCTTCGGAATACCGAGTCGAATATCTCAACCCGGTAAGGCGTGCGATTTTGCCCTACTTAATTGGTCTAATTTTTGCATTCAGTCCTACATGTTTGTCGAGAGACCAACATACACCGGCCTTCCAGCAGTGGTCAATTATGGCGCTACCTTCACGTTATCGGTCTCTGTTCCATCGTCGACTGCCACAGTCAAAGTTGTACTCATGGACTTAGGTTTCATAACACATTCGGTTCATATGGATCAAAAGGCAGTTGAATTGGTGTCTACTCTTTCAGCGGATAGGAAGACTTTGACCGTCATTGGACCACCCAATGCACCAGGTAAACCAATCTTATTCCCATAATCTTGGTCCCTTTTCTTATTTTCGTACGCAGTTTATTCCCCTGGTCCAGGATGGATATTTGTAGTTGTTGGGGATACTCCTTCAGTAGCCCAAAAGCTCATTATTGGGACCGGTGCATCGCCACCCAAGGACGATGCTGCGACTGCGAAGTAAGTAGTCCTTTATTGCTTGCACTAAACATAGTATTAATCTCACGACAGCATGCTTGCCAACACCGCTAACCCTATATCGGGCCCTCACAGGAGACGTCACACACGTCGCCGCCGTTATATGCTGTAGCATCATTTGTATTGACTGTGGATATGGACAAATATATGTTTTTTCTAGATAACAGTTGCCACACAGAACTTGAGTAAATGCGCCTGGAGGGTTTGACCAATCTGGCAAACTTAGGAATCTTGCTCTATGCGGAAACTAAGGATTGTACCACGTGATCATAGGTCTCGGCTCGAGCCACATCAACAGCAACGCTGACGCAACAGTCTCAAAACCGATTAATTCAATCTTGAACGCGAAAATCGAACATGGCTTCGGATAGAGACCAGTTGATCGCGATGGGTTTCGCCCCCGAACGAATTGACTGTAAGTCGATTGTCATTGCTCTTGGACCATCACAGTAATACGAGATCCTTTCGACATCTTGTTGTATCAAGGGGCTCTCAAGGCAACTAACAACGCCGGCCTACAACCCGCTATGGATCACATTCTTGAGAATGATGGAAAGCCCGTACCCGATTTGACAAACGTCGCGAGCACTAATGCACCAGCTCCTACGGCCAATGAGGATCACGAGGAGCTAGAAGCATTGCGCGCTCAATATGGTGGTACCGGTGCTGCCGAAGCCGGAAAAGCCGAAAATTCAGTCTCTGGTGGCGTTGCCCAGGTTCCTAATAGATATATTTTTCTCTTCCTATTTGTTTCTAACGACATACGCAGTCCATTAAATGCTCACAATGCGGAAAGATCTTCCGCGACACTGCACTCGCTAACTTCCATGCTGAGAAATCCGGCCACGACCAATTCGAGGAATCAACTGAAGAAGTAAAGAATTTATATCACTTAGGTCTTACTAGTACTCATTATTGTACTGAAGATCAAACCTCTTACCGAGGAGGAAAAGAAGCAAAAATTGGCCGAACTTCGTACACGCATGGAAGAAAAGCGCGCTGCCAAAGCTGCCGAAGAGGCCAAAGAGGCCCGAGCAAACGAAGTGATACGACGGAAGGGTGGTCAGGACATGGGTGCTATCAAGGAGGAGCTCCAACTTAAGGAAGCCGAAAAAGAGGCCCGGCAAAGGAAGCAAGGTAAAAGATCTTTAGTATTCCCGAAACGCATATTGAATGGAGTGCAGATAAACTCGATGATGCCAAGGCGAAGGCAGCTGTCCGTGCCCAAATTGAAGCTGATAAAAAAGCGCGCGCTGAGAAAGCAGCGAAAGAAAAGGCGTTGCGTGAGGTAAGTATATACTATGACCGTATTTTGCAGATACCTCACAATCGAAACCGTACGAAATTCATAGGGACGTGAATACCAACAGCCTCCTGTCAGCGGTGTTGGTGGTGCAACTAGCGCAAGCGCAGCTGCCCCTGGCGCTAAGAGTTCCGAGTCCCCAAGCACCCGGCTTCAGATTAGGTTGTCGTCCGGCGGTGCGCCTCTCACCACTACCATGGCTAGCGACAGCAGTATGTTTCATAAGTTGCCCGTTTGAATGTTTCCTGATTTGTTGTCTTATCAAGCTCTGCATGAGGTAGCGCTCTTTGTAGAATCGCAAAATCCCGCAATCTCCTCCCAAACTGTCACATTCTCCACCACATTTCCTCGGTGAGCTGTTGGGAGACAAGCTCAGCTCATTTAGGTAACTCACTACATCTCCAGGAAAGTCTTCAGTCGATCAGACTTTACGCGAACCCTCAAGGAGCTCGATCTCGTTCCTTCGGCGGTTAGTTTGCCACTCAATAAATGCGCTTGTGGCCCCTGAACTTTCGTATTATAGGTTCTTATGGCGTCCTGATCACATCGAAGCTACTTTTATTAGCGCATATACATCAATATGAAATAAACGTAATCTTGTGCAGACGCCATAGTTTAGAACGGCGTCAAATTACTGTTCAGATTCATGGTAAAACTAACAACCAGCTTCTGAAACTCAAGCTCTGATTCATACTGAGTGACACCCAACGAAAAATACCAAATAGCAGCAGCAGATATAACTCCGGTAACATCGTACTCCCGGAGTGGGGTATTGATCAAGTAGCTATAGGCAGGCAGACCGCGAGTCCGTCGAGCCATAGTCCATAGGATTATATTGTCTTTTGTTAGTGGAGCATAAAAATGGTTAATTGCATGCTCTCCATTTATTTCCTACCAAAGGTGTCTGAGTTACGGGTTTTAGTGAGGTTTAAATTGTGGCTAAAGTGAAGCCCGGCGCTTGTGTTTTTGAAATGGCCACACAAAAGTACCTGGGGCGTTTCTTATTCAACTCCCTACTTCAATAGCCGCCAAATTGTTGATTTGACACAACCGGGATGAGCACCCACCGACCTCCAAGAGCGATCTGCCGTTATTTTTCTACACCTCGTGGTTGCCGTGCTGGTAGTACGTGTCTCTATGCCCATAATAATATACCTGGCCCAAGCCCTCGACAGGAAAAGCAAATCTGCATTTATTACAACAAAGGTTTGCTTGAAGATCATCTGGGCTCATCTTCAATTGTTGATCGCTGGCTTCAGGATATTGTAGACGTGGTACATCGTGCTGGTACCTTCATTCTGAGTCTGCCTCCGATTCAAAAGAAGCGAGTAACAAACCCAAGGAAACGGAAGATCTCGTCTGCTCTATTTGTTTCGATGTTCCGACAGAATTCGGCCTACTTGGTATGCTTATACAACTATAGCCAAACACAAAACGGTGCCTAATCTTCTTGTAGCTGGTTGCTCCCACGTGTTCTGCTTGAAGGTAAGCAAAACATACCCACAACATCTTTCATTGGCATTAATTTGTGGCCAAGTGTATAATGGACTGGAGGAGCTCCAAAAACAAAGGTGAGTGTATCTCATTAATACTCAGAATATTATTCCTTTTGATCGACATTGCATACTCATCTCCTTCAAAGATAACGATGTTGTCATCTCGAACACCAACAAGACATGTCCAGTCTGTCGTTCTCCCTCGAAGTTCATCACGCCATCTAGTCGGTTCACACCTAAGGACTCTCCAGAGAGGGCATTATGTGTCGAAGGGTACAAGGCAACCCTAGCGAAGATCCCCTGCAGGTGACTGTCCTATGTCATGCTCAAATCCCTAGACCGATTCTGACGTTGTGCATAGATATTTTACCAAGAGCCCGCGCAGTGAGCGATTTTGCCCCTATGGGAAGGATTGTTTCTACCAACACCAGAACGAAGATGGGACGCCTCATGTATTCACTCTTGGAGCTGATGAGATGATGGAGAGACACAAGTCTAGGCTGATAGCCTCTAGAGCACTCAACTCGACTGCACTGTTTGACTTGATGTCTACCCATCGTTGGTTTGAAAATCCCTATTTCGATCGTTATGATAGCGACGAGGATTATGCCTTTCATGGATCCGATATTTCCGAATCGGTGGACTGGATGCCAGAGCTATTTTTTTAAGTCGTTAAACCCTTCGCAAACCCTTCCTGTTACCTCGACAAGCCAATGTATCGTAAACATATTGTTCGCTACTCTGAGCTAAACTAACATAATCTCCGTTTGAAATTCCCCTCATGAGGTTTCGAGGTAGAAGTTGATTACGACCTAATCCCAGATAACGATTCTAATATCGAGAACACAACAGGACAGCAATAATTTCCATATTAATGAGTCTTAAAAATATGTCGCTTTCCAAATTTGTGGATTGGATTCTACCTCCCTTAATAATAGCATACGCAATGTAAGTTTGTTAATTATAATTAGGAACTACAAATTTATAGCCAGGTGCGAACCTACTAACCTTTTCTCAAACAGATGGGGGTTATATATGACCGTGTTTCACGTTGGACGTGAGTCAGACATATACAGCGCAAATGCATGAGTATTTTCAGCGGTTGATTTAGTTGGGTGGATTGGGTGTCACGAGGGGTCTCCTATCTACGCAGGTACGTGTTTGTGTTATACGAAAAAGGTACCCACTGAAGCTACTAGCGGATTCTGTGGGAATTGGTAGTAACCTATATCATCTTCAGCTCAGTGGCTGTCTCGATCATTTGTGGTCTGATTATCTCTCTATGGACACTACCGCCGGATCACGATGTTCCGCCTTGCATAACAGCTGCAGTTGCACAGTCATGGTTCGACCAATATCCACGAGAATGCCACGATAAGGAAGGCACCATTTCGGTATGCAAACGTGACAAGTGTAATGGGAGAATCAAACCACCCCGCACACATCACTGTTCCGTCTGCCAACGATGCCGAATGGAATGGGATCATCATGTGAGTGCCTCAAATAAAACTTTTGTGCTCTGCTAAAACCACCGTTTGCCATAGTGTCCCTGGGTAAGTGTGTTAAATCATATACCTTCTCTATTAACGCTCAATTTGCGAACGATAGGTGGGAAGTTGCTTGACAATCCACCAATCTAAAGCATTCTTACTGCTCTTGGTTACTACTACTTTCAGCACGTACTTCATGGCGGCACCAGTCATCGAACCCATTGTTGATGGCGTATACGCTATGTATAACATTTCACGTTCTCATCCAGGTTGTAATCGACTATGGTGGGACTGGTGGGGATCCTATGTTATATTTGGAGGCCCGGGCGGACGTTGGGTACTCGGCACAGCCCTTGGTTACTGGGTAGCTGAGCCTCAATTACCATTCAATCCCCGGGGGTGTCGACACGGACTCCCCTTCATGCAGCCTACATCGAGCGCAGCGCTTACGCTTATTATGGCATTATCCTTAGCGACTTTCTGTCTGGTATGCCTGCAACTCTGGGACTATAAAGCCATGACTGAATACTAGTTAGGTGCTGGCGCTACAGATGATGTTCCGTCTACTACGTGGGCACACTACAATCGAAGCATTGCAGACCAGCACTCTACGCAAGAGGGATAAGGTCTCGCCTCGGTTTTTATGGTTGCCTGGTACGAGTATCGATGTCCCTGTAAAACACCAGTCCTATGAAGCGACCGCGTTGGGAGTTGGTAGACAGGTTGAGGAGATGCGGAGAAGGCCCACTGCACAACTTGCGCACACTCCATCACAAACGCATGGATCGACTGTGTCGCTGGATTTCAATACGCGCATATACGACCTCGGAATTTGGGAAAATGCCAAATTGTACTTGAGTAGACCTATGTTTCCTTCTAAAAATTCTGCCCAGTAAGTTCCTATATTTTGAAATGATGTTGACTATCGTCCTGAGACAGTGACCAAAGGGAGTTGCGGAAGCCTCCTCGCATTAACCCAGATATTATTAGACGTCTAAAGAAGGCTAAGATATAAAGACATGTAAAGTAATTTGGCCGAGTATTAGACTGGTGTATTTTAATGATACAGAATAAGAGAAGTATTAAATCGATATCGTACATATTCAGGAATATAACGAAAATATAAAAGAGATTAATCTAGGCGTTTAATTTGGTCTCTCGCTTTACATCGCTGGCCCACTTGAAGTAATTGCACCGGTACCGGGGGTCGACTTCTTCCCGAAGCCTTGTAGATTTACCTGAGTCATATCCAGGCCCCATTGGCCTTCGATCCGAGTTGAGTGATAAATAAGGTACATGAAAAAGAATATTGGGCAACGCACATTGAACATATGAAAAATTTCTTCCCCTTATTGGGACCGGCTTTGTTGACGGTAAACTCTTTGGTTGGGGCATCATGGACGATGCACCTGGGGGGCTCGACAGGTCGCATCAGCTGGAACCACTTGTGTTTGGCTGATTCTGTACTCTTCACTTGGGAGTTGGACTCCAAATTCGACTCAGAAAGCACAAACCCACTCTTTGGCTTTGGAGACCTGGCTTCATCCTCAGAGTCGCTGACCTCTATTGGCGGAGAGCTGAACCGTTTAGCTGAGCTTTTTGGTTGGAAAGAGTTTGTAAAGAAGTTTGAGAGCTTGCGTTGGTTGCTGACCGTGCCAGTTGTCTGGGATTTCTTGGGTTTTTTGGGGCTGGTGTCTCCAGTTTCCAACCTGGAGCTAGTGGCCTTCCTTTTGTGTCCGTTTATTCCAGCAGGTTTTCCTGATTCGGTTTGTCCAGCGGCTAGGAGGGGCACCTGAGTAGAGCAACCCGAAACGGACCCGGCACTAGGCGATTCATCGTTTCGAATCTCAGCCCCCGACCCAATTTTCTGGAGGTTATGTTCAGAAGTTTGAGTTGATGGCTTGGATATGGAATGTGACGATTCCTTTGAAAAGAATGCGGACAAAAGCTTCTGTTTATCAGAAAATTCATCCCAGAACTTCGTTGATATCGGCGGCGGGTCCCTCTGTTGCCCAGAAACACTAGCAAGACCCAAGAAGTCCGCCAGATGCAATACCTCTCCGTCAGATGAGGTAATTTCGTCATGAAGGTCAATGAATATGGGGCAGTGATCGGATCCACGTATATCCGGCTGAATATCTCCATGTTTGAACCAAGGCAAAAGTCCTTTCGTGATTAGAATGTAGTCTATCCGGGTACCATAGTTTGATTCACGAGCATTGGTCCTCGTATCCCAACCTGTACTTGTATTAGGAATAAAGGCCAATCGAATCGATCTTACTCACATGTGAacatcttttcccgattaGGCCACGAGCTTCTGATTGCGTCGACCATAGGTCCTTCTGGATCCAACCACTGACGAAACCATGTTCGAACAGGTGAGTCCCAAAACGCATTTTTTCTAGAGTCCAAATTCCCTTCG
Proteins encoded:
- a CDS encoding glyoxal oxidase, which encodes MAAYLLLSLPLFQLSHALSVQQNSLVTIIPTNSLLGRAPPVLPSGWTYKSCVREPSSGRTLTGYSFTSSSMTVDLCVSACATRGYSLAGAEYANECYCGNSFAGAATGGGSVPPESECNMACAGDASQTCGAGNRLSVYANSQITPGAPALPPGWSSTSKCITEASTGRALTGNSFTSKGLTLDQCVDVCDQTGFQYAGAEYGAECYCSNSVSTANGGGVEVAASECNMNCAGNPQQKCGAGYRITLFSKTPSTDPIPTGWTKNFCTVDQSARVLDGYSFTDGSSMSPATCIAACAQRNFVLAGVENGNECHCGNTIKQAYPTKDSDCRVSCSGDDAQFCGGGWRLMVYIKAPGTPTGSNAWTLVPGGNSGVVMTHVAVTTSDTMLVIDRKEDNPLLKADGKPAWGAVWNLQSNTARPLNIATHSFCSSGNFLSNGTLANFGGHPYTDRNGEAVSDGQQGIRLFNPCSASGNCDIYENPTRIRLTSDRWYPSSARLHDGSVIILGGQITAGWTNSESVNNPTYEFFPAKNINGYNGLQIPSQFFKDTLPHNTFPHVFALPSKKIFVAANNQAMLLDWENNIETRLPNFPNGQRVVYPMNAAGVLLPLTPANNYTPEILICGGSHLSDELNGEEIDAQHDYASAQCSRMVLDAAGIAAGWKVEYMPEPRIMSEGVLLPNGKVVIINGGRTGTAGYANSQYRIGDSNADNPTFTPLLYDPSLPAGQRFTHANMPTSIIGRLYHSVATLLPSGAILIGGSNPNDDMETRPWPSEYRVEYLNPSYMFVERPTYTGLPAVVNYGATFTLSVSVPSSTATVKVVLMDLGFITHSVHMDQKAVELVSTLSADRKTLTVIGPPNAPVYSPGPGWIFVVVGDTPSVAQKLIIGTGASPPKDDAATAKDQLIAMGFAPERIDWALKATNNAGLQPAMDHILENDGKPVPDLTNVASTNAPAPTANEDHEELEALRAQYGGTGAAEAGKAENSVSGGVAQSIKCSQCGKIFRDTALANFHAEKSGHDQFEESTEEIKPLTEEEKKQKLAELRTRMEEKRAAKAAEEAKEARANEVIRRKGGQDMGAIKEELQLKEAEKEARQRKQDKLDDAKAKAAVRAQIEADKKARAEKAAKEKALREGREYQQPPVSGVGGATSASAAAPGAKSSESPSTRLQIRLSSGGAPLTTTMASDSTLHEVALFVESQNPAISSQTVTFSTTFPRKVFSRSDFTRTLKELDLVPSAEKQICIYYNKGYCRRGTSCWYLHSESASDSKEASNKPKETEDLVCSICFDVPTEFGLLAGCSHVFCLKCIMDWRSSKNKDNDVVISNTNKTCPVCRSPSKFITPSSRFTPKDSPERALCVEGYKATLAKIPCRYFTKSPRSERFCPYGKDCFYQHQNEDGTPHVFTLGADEMMERHKSRLIASRALNSTALFDLMSTHRWFENPYFDRYDSDEDYAFHGSDISESVDWMPELFF
- a CDS encoding Zf-CCCH domain protein, which produces MGESNHPAHITVPSANDAEWNGIIIVPGCLTIHQSKAFLLLLVTTTFSTYFMAAPVIEPIVDGVYAMYNISRSHPGCNRLWWDWWGSYVIFGGPGGRWVLGTALGYWVAEPQLPFNPRGCRHGLPFMQPTSSAALTLIMALSLATFCLVLALQMMFRLLRGHTTIEALQTSTLRKRDKVSPRFLWLPGTSIDVPVKHQSYEATALGVGRQVEEMRRRPTAQLAHTPSQTHGSTVSLDFNTRIYDLGIWENAKLYLSRPMFPSKNSAQ